The following is a genomic window from Hymenobacter monticola.
GACCATGCTTTACACCAATCCGGCGCACGATTACACCGAATTTGTGTTAGAGGAACTGGGGCTGGGTGCTGAGGACCGGAACCAGCCCGGCCCGAAAGGCGCCGTGAAGACCGTGGCCCCGCCCAAAACGCCCGTTGACCCCAACTTCGAGTCTGACTCAGGTGCGTCGGAAATGGCCCCGGCGAGCAAGACGCCGACGAAAACGACGCGGCCTGTGAAGAAGCCCGCGAAGTAATTACCTTTGTTCCAACATTTTTCTGACCCTTTTTCTTTTTGATGAATCTCGTGAAAATCTTTCGTCTGACGCTCGCCGCCGCTCTGCTGACCGCCGGAACCCTGGCCGCCACTTCGGCGCAGGCCCAGGCTCCCCTGAAAATTGGGTACACCGACGTGCAGTACGTGCTGTCACAGATGCCCGAAAGCAAGCAAATCGAATCGGAACTGAAAACCTACAATTCGCAGCTGGAAAACCAGCTCAAGAGCAAATCTTCCGAACTGGAAACGAAATACAAAGCTTACCAAGCCGGCGAAGCCACGATGACCGATGTGGTGAAAGCCGACAAGCAGAAAGAGCTCCAGAATCTGCAGCAGTCCATTCAGGAGTTTCAGCAGAGCGCTCAGCAGTCGTTGCAGCAGAAGCAGCAGACACTGCTGAAGCCGGCCCTCGACAAGCTGCAGAAGAACATTGACCTGGTAGCCGACGAAAACGGCATCACTTACGTGTTCAACTCCGACGGTGGTGGCAGCCCGCTGCTGCTGCACGCTCCCAAAGATGGCGACATCTCGGACATGGTGCTGAAGAAAATGGGCATCACGCCGGGTGCCAATGCTCCCGTGGTGCGCCAGCCCACTAACGCTCCTGCTCCTACTCCAGCCGCGAACAAGACGACGCCGAGCAAGACCAAAATCAAAACCAAGTAACGCTTAAATGGCCGCTACGGCGACCAGAAAAAGCCGGAGCATCCGCTTCGGCTTTTTTTGTGCCACACAGGCTAGAAAATGATGGAAGACACGCTAGATGGGGATTTGCTGGGCGCAGGTCCTGACGAAGAGGGCGATGAGCTGTATGAGCACCACCGCATCGTCGTCGACCGCGGGCAGGAGCTGTTGCGCATCGATAAATTCCTGCAGAACCGCCTGCGCAACACTTCGCGCAACAAGATTCAGGAAGCTATTCGCGCCTCGGCGGTGGAAGTGAACGGTACGGCCGTGAAGCCCAACTACCGCATCAAGCCGCACGATACCATTACCATTACCCTGCCCGAGCCACCGCGCGACGTACGCGTACTGCCAGAGGAAATGCCGCTGGACATTCGCTACGAG
Proteins encoded in this region:
- a CDS encoding OmpH family outer membrane protein, with the translated sequence MKIFRLTLAAALLTAGTLAATSAQAQAPLKIGYTDVQYVLSQMPESKQIESELKTYNSQLENQLKSKSSELETKYKAYQAGEATMTDVVKADKQKELQNLQQSIQEFQQSAQQSLQQKQQTLLKPALDKLQKNIDLVADENGITYVFNSDGGGSPLLLHAPKDGDISDMVLKKMGITPGANAPVVRQPTNAPAPTPAANKTTPSKTKIKTK